The genomic window GGCGCTGCTCGAGCCCGTCGACCTCGTCACCGTGACCGTGCCGGACGAGTACGTCGGCCCCGTCATGTCCGACCTGTCGGGTCGCCGCGGCCGGGTGCTCGGGCAGTCGCCCGTCGACGGCGGCCGCACGGAGATCAGCGCGGAGGTCCCCGCGCAGGAGGTCACGGCGTACGCCGTCGACCTGCGCTCGCTGTCCCACGGCGGCGGGACGTTCACGCGGGAGTACGCGCGGCACGAGCCGATGCCGGGTCAGCTGGCGGCGAAGCTGCTGGGGTAGCGGTGGGACTCGCGGGGCTCACCCCGTAGCGTTCGGGCATGGCTCTCGACGTCAACCTGCTGGGCACCACCACCAAGGTCGCCATCGTGACCCTGCGCCCGGGGCAGGTGGTCTACAGCGAGGCGGGCAAGTTCCTCTTCTGCTCCGACGACGTCGTCATGGAGACGAAGCTGAGCGCCCCCACCGCGGGCGGACAGGCCCAGCAGCAGCAGCCGCAGGCGGGCGGGTTCGGCGGCCTGCTGCGGACGGCGGTCGACGCAGGCAAGCGCATGGCAGCCGGAGAGTCCCTGGCGTTCCAGCATTTCCACACCAACGGCGGCGACGGGCTGCTCGGCCTCGCCGGGGTGATCCCGGGCGAGATGCGCGCGATCGAGCTCGACGGGCGTACGACGTGGTTCGCCGAGAAGGACGCCTTCGTCGCCGCCGAGGCCGGGGTGAACTTCGACATCGCGTTCTCCGGCCTGCGTCAGGGGTTCTCCGGCGGCGAGGGGTTCGTGCTCGAGAAGTTCACCGGCACCGGCACGCTGCTCATCGGCGGTGCCGGCGACTTCATCGACATCAATCCCGCCGACTACGGCGGCAAGATCCGCGTGGACACCGGCTGCATCGTCGCGTGGGACCACGGGATCCGGTACGGCGTGCAGCGCATCGGCGGGCTGTCCCGGCAGGGGCTGATGACCGCCGTCCTCGGTGGCGAGGGCATGTCGGTGGCCACGCTCGAGGGCAACGGCCAGGTGATCCTCCAGTCGGTCACCATCGACGGACTGGCGAAGGCGCTGCAGAAGAACACCGGCGCCGGCGACAAGAAGACGGGCGTCGGGGGGATGGGCGGGATCTTCTCCGGCAGCCAGGACTGACCGCCTTTGCCCGTGATCATGCAGATCCTGTGGGCGGCACCCGCACCTTCCCCGCGACCCCTCCCCCGTGATCATGCAGATCCTGTGGGC from Motilibacter rhizosphaerae includes these protein-coding regions:
- a CDS encoding AIM24 family protein, translating into MALDVNLLGTTTKVAIVTLRPGQVVYSEAGKFLFCSDDVVMETKLSAPTAGGQAQQQQPQAGGFGGLLRTAVDAGKRMAAGESLAFQHFHTNGGDGLLGLAGVIPGEMRAIELDGRTTWFAEKDAFVAAEAGVNFDIAFSGLRQGFSGGEGFVLEKFTGTGTLLIGGAGDFIDINPADYGGKIRVDTGCIVAWDHGIRYGVQRIGGLSRQGLMTAVLGGEGMSVATLEGNGQVILQSVTIDGLAKALQKNTGAGDKKTGVGGMGGIFSGSQD